GTGCTTTCAGATAAAGGAGAGGTTGAAAATATCCTTCCCCTTTTAAACGAAGACATCAAAAAAATAGGCGGAAAAGAAAAGACTGTTTTAGTTCCTTATGAATTTAAGCTGCCCTTAAGGATCGTCCGTTCCTCGGGAGTGGAAGCCAATTTCTTATCGGATAATGCTTCTTATATCCTCGGCTATGACGGAAAAAGCAAGCCTGAAAAGAACAAAGAAAAGTTCAAGGACGCTAAAAAACTTCATCTAAAGCTTCTGCAAGAATCAAGCAATCCTTCCGCTAAGGCCCTCTGCCTATTTTTTAGTCAGTGGGATATTGAAAAGGCCAAAGATAATCCTTTTATTAAGGAGAACATAAAGCTCATCGAAGAAGGCAGAAATATGGTCTTTCTCCATGACGGCAAATTCATTCATGAAAACCCGGAAATCAGGAAAATATGGGATGATTATTATAATAATAATGAAGGCTTAGAAGAAAAGGTATGTCTTGTTTCAGGCAAAAAAGAACCTATTGCGAGGCTCCATGGAAAAATCAAAGGCCTTCCCGGGGCCCAGTCCGCCGGCGCTAATTTAATCAGCCAAAACGCCGAAGCCTTTATTTCCTACAATATAAAAGAAAGCCTCCCCGGAGCCCCCGTGGGAAAATACAGTGCCTTTTCTTATGTTACAGCTATGAATATGCTGATTGCCGACAGAGACAGAAGAATTATGCTGGGGGATATCATGCTTCTTTATTGGGCGGAGGACGCAGAGGAAGCAGCTGCCGATACCTTTAGCTTCTGTTTTAACCCGCCGGAAGAAAGCGATAATCATAAGCTTACGGAAATATTCAAACGGGTAGATAATAAGCTCCCTGTTTCAGGGGTTTCTCTTGATAAGAAATTTTATATCCTGGGCATCGCCCCCAATGCGGCAAGGGTCTCTGTCTCTTTGTTTATTGAAAATGATTTCGGCAGTATTCTTTCAAATATTGCCGACCATTATAAGAGGCTTGAAATTCAAAAGCCTTCCTTTGAAAAAAGAGAGTTCCTAACCCCTTATGCCATATTAAACGAAACCATCAATAAAAACAGCAAAAACGCAAAGCCCAACCCCCAGCATGTCGCAGGCTTAACAAGAGCCATTTTACTTGGAGAACGATACCCTTACGCCCTTTATCAAGCCATAATCCAAAGAGTAAGAGCCGAACAGGGAAGCAGAAAAATAAATTATCCAAAGGCGGCCATGATTAAGGCCTGCCTTACACAATATTTACCTAAAGAAGAAAGGGAGGTATTAAAAATGTCTTTAAACGAAGAAAGCGGTAAAAAGCCTTATATCTTAGGCAGACTTTTTGCAATTCTTGAAGAAATTCAACAAACAGCCAGCCCCGCAATTAATACTACCATCAAAGACAAATATTTTAATTCTGCATGTGCGAATCCCTATATTGCTTTTCCTCCGCTTTTGAAGCTTTCTCAGGCTCATTTGTCAAAAATAGGTGGAAATACAGAAGTTAGCTTCAATATAAAGATACAGAAGATTCTACAAAGACTAAACCCTGATGACAGCCCTTTTCCTAAAGTTCTAGATCTAAATGACCAAGGGCTTTTTATTCTCGGCTATTATTATCAAGCCCAATTTCATTATAAAAATTACCCCAAAAAGGAGGAAATTTAATATGAACCCTATTCAAAACAAATATGATTTTGTAGTTTTATTCGACGTGGAAAACGGAAACCCCAACGGCGACCCGGACGCAGGCAATATGCCGAGAGTTGATCCTGAAACGGGCCTTGGCATTGTAACAGACGTGTGCTTAAAAAGAAAAATACGCAATTATGTGGAAACCGTAAAGGAAGAAGCAGAAGGCTATAAGATTTACATAAAAGATACGGTACCATTGAACACAAGCGATAAGTTGGCTTATGCCCATATTGAAAGTGACACGGAAAGGGCTAAAGAGGCTAAAAAAAATAAAGCTGTTTTAGACTTAATGGTACGGGATTTTATGTGTAAAAACTTCTTTGATATTCGTACCTTCGGCGCCGTCATGACAACCTTCGTAAAGGATTCCTTAAACTGCGGTCAGGTTCGAGGGCCTGTACAATTAGGCTTTGCAAGAAGTTTAGACCCTATTGTTCCCCAGGAAATAACAATCACACGAATTGCTATCACCACAGAAAAAGACGCGGCAAACAAAACCACAGAAATGGGCAAAAAACACATTGTACCTTACGGCCTTTACAGAGCAGAGGGCTTTGTATCTGCAAACCTTGCAAGAAAGGTCACAGGGTTTTCAGAAGCGGATTTAAATCTCCTTTGGGAAGCGATTATCAATATGTTTGAGCATGACCATTCGGCCGCCAGAGGAAAAATGGCCGTTCGTGAGCTGATTGTATTTAAACATGAATCGGAAATCGGAAATGCTCCTTCCTATAAGCTTTTCGATTTAATTGACGTGAAGCTAAAGGATGAAAATAAGCCCCCGAGAGCATTTACTGACTATTCCGTAAATATCCGTGAAGAAAACCTTCCCCAAGGCGTTCAAATTCAAAGGATGATTTAATTTTGGAAAATTATTTAATGATTTCAGGTATACAGCATTACGCCTTTTGTAAAAGACAGTGGGCATTAATCCATATCGAAAACCAATGGGCCGAAAATGCCCTTACGGTTCAGGGTCTATTAATGCATGAAAAGGCACACAGCGACACTACGGAAATAAAAGACGGAAAGATTATCGCAAGAGGTCTTCATATTGCTTCCCACAAGCTTAAGGTGACAGGCATTTGCGATGTCGTTGAATTTCATCAGGACGAAAATGGCATAAGCCTATTTAACTACAAAGGCTCATATACTCCCATACCCGTAGAATACAAAAAAGGACGGCCCAAAGAGCATAATGCCGATAGACTGCAGTTATGCTCTCAGGCCATCTGTCTTGAAGAAATGCTCCTTACGGAAATACCCAAAGGCTATTTATTCTACGGGGAGCCTCACAGGAGAACGGAAGTCATTTTCAGTAGTGCGCTTCGCTCAGAGGTAAACGCAACCTTTGAGGAAATGCGCGCCTTATATAAAAGGGGCCACGTCCCGAAGGTCAAGAAAACGCCCAAATGCACCGCCTGCTCTTTGAAAGATACTTGCCTGCCGGATTTAGATAATAGGCCTTCCGCAAGCAGTTATTTAAAGCACGAACTTTTTCGTTGATTATATTTTTGCACTGGGCATAGGGTTTTGCTGCAAAGACAATTATTTCACTGACATTTGAATAAGTAAAAGTTTGGTCTATGGGGATTATAGTACGTTTAATATAGCAAGCTCAATTTTCATATCCTTTCCTGATTCTATTTTAGGATATTTTTCAAGATGAAATGTATGTATTTTTATCCAAAGAAACAAAGACTGTTTTCGGCAGTTTATACAAGACTAAAAACCTTGAAATACGGCACCTTTTCCTTAAAGAATATTTATAGTAAGCTTGAAATTAAACAGTAATAAAACCGTATATTCATATAGATTCAAGACTGTACTGCTTCCTGCCCAACTCCGTGCTTTTAGTCTTCAATAATCAAGTTTTTTACTACTTCATAAGAAATTTATTGTATCTTTCAAATTTAGGCAAACAAATTAAAAAGTTATTTAAAGAGCGTGCTTTTTATCAGGGCATATTTGCAGAAATAAAAATATGCCCTCTTTTCAAAATGAAAAGACACTAAACTTAGAGCCCGGCGCTTAGCTTTACAGATACCCTGGGAATTTAGGAAATATAGGTTTGAATTTCTAGAATAAATCAGAGCTTCGTTTTAAGGCAAAAACTTTTAAAACAAGACCTCCATCATACCCACAATTGAATTCAAATTAGGCGGAAGTAATTTTTATTTTGTCGGGCTCTTTGTCCTTTAGGTGAAAGCTTCTAAGCCCCACGGTTTAGGTCTGTTAGGCAAATACCTAAGGCGCAGACCCATTTTCCTCAGCCGTATACTGTGGCTTCATATGGATTTTCAGTATAGCCGGATTTATATTTTATCTGAATTTTTATTATAAAAAGTTTAAAAATTTTTCATAGAATTTAACCTTTTAAAACTTAATTTACTATATGCTTTATATTAAAATCTTATTTTCACTCTATAAAAATACCCTTCAACCATTTTCAAATGCTCCTAAGGAGACTTTTCATGAGAAAAATGATGAATACCCTTTATATCACTTCCCCTGATTCTTATTTGGGTCTTGACGGGGAAACAATTATTGTAAAACGGGAGGATTTAGACGATATCCGTATTCCCCTTCATAATATCGAATCCGTTTTAGCCTTCGGATATACCGGCGCAAGCCCTGCCCTTATGGGGGCTTTGGCGGAAAGAAATATTTCCCTTTGCTTCCTTACGCAAAACGGCAGATTTCTATCCCGAATCATCGGTGAAAGCCACGGAAACATTCTTCTAAGAAAAGAGCAATACCGAATATCCGACGATGAGCCTCGTTCCCTTGAAATCGCAAAGCAAATTATTTCCACAAAAATCCATAACAGCAGATGGATTATAGAAAGGGCAATCAGAGACTATCCCCTGCGCCTTGATATAGAAAAGCTTAAAAACAGATCTCTATACTTGCAGGATATGATTTCCCAGGCTCAATCTTCCAAGAGCTTGGAAGAACTTAGAGGCATTGAAGGAAAATCCGCCAGCAGCTATTTCGGCGTATTCGATGATTTAATCTTACAGCAGAAGGATCACTTCTTCTTTAAGAGCAGAAGCAGAAGGCCCCCTCTTGATAATATGAATGCAATGCTTTCCTTTGGCTACACCCTTCTCGCAAATGATACGGCTGCTGCTTTAGAGTCTGTAGGCTTGGATGCTTATGCAGGCTTTTTACACCGTGACAGAC
This is a stretch of genomic DNA from Anaeropeptidivorans aminofermentans. It encodes these proteins:
- the cas8c gene encoding type I-C CRISPR-associated protein Cas8c/Csd1; protein product: MILNRLVDYYEGKLKKGEAPEAGWEMADAHLAIVLSDKGEVENILPLLNEDIKKIGGKEKTVLVPYEFKLPLRIVRSSGVEANFLSDNASYILGYDGKSKPEKNKEKFKDAKKLHLKLLQESSNPSAKALCLFFSQWDIEKAKDNPFIKENIKLIEEGRNMVFLHDGKFIHENPEIRKIWDDYYNNNEGLEEKVCLVSGKKEPIARLHGKIKGLPGAQSAGANLISQNAEAFISYNIKESLPGAPVGKYSAFSYVTAMNMLIADRDRRIMLGDIMLLYWAEDAEEAAADTFSFCFNPPEESDNHKLTEIFKRVDNKLPVSGVSLDKKFYILGIAPNAARVSVSLFIENDFGSILSNIADHYKRLEIQKPSFEKREFLTPYAILNETINKNSKNAKPNPQHVAGLTRAILLGERYPYALYQAIIQRVRAEQGSRKINYPKAAMIKACLTQYLPKEEREVLKMSLNEESGKKPYILGRLFAILEEIQQTASPAINTTIKDKYFNSACANPYIAFPPLLKLSQAHLSKIGGNTEVSFNIKIQKILQRLNPDDSPFPKVLDLNDQGLFILGYYYQAQFHYKNYPKKEEI
- the cas4 gene encoding CRISPR-associated protein Cas4, with the translated sequence MENYLMISGIQHYAFCKRQWALIHIENQWAENALTVQGLLMHEKAHSDTTEIKDGKIIARGLHIASHKLKVTGICDVVEFHQDENGISLFNYKGSYTPIPVEYKKGRPKEHNADRLQLCSQAICLEEMLLTEIPKGYLFYGEPHRRTEVIFSSALRSEVNATFEEMRALYKRGHVPKVKKTPKCTACSLKDTCLPDLDNRPSASSYLKHELFR
- the cas7c gene encoding type I-C CRISPR-associated protein Cas7/Csd2, with protein sequence MNPIQNKYDFVVLFDVENGNPNGDPDAGNMPRVDPETGLGIVTDVCLKRKIRNYVETVKEEAEGYKIYIKDTVPLNTSDKLAYAHIESDTERAKEAKKNKAVLDLMVRDFMCKNFFDIRTFGAVMTTFVKDSLNCGQVRGPVQLGFARSLDPIVPQEITITRIAITTEKDAANKTTEMGKKHIVPYGLYRAEGFVSANLARKVTGFSEADLNLLWEAIINMFEHDHSAARGKMAVRELIVFKHESEIGNAPSYKLFDLIDVKLKDENKPPRAFTDYSVNIREENLPQGVQIQRMI
- the cas1c gene encoding type I-C CRISPR-associated endonuclease Cas1c is translated as MRKMMNTLYITSPDSYLGLDGETIIVKREDLDDIRIPLHNIESVLAFGYTGASPALMGALAERNISLCFLTQNGRFLSRIIGESHGNILLRKEQYRISDDEPRSLEIAKQIISTKIHNSRWIIERAIRDYPLRLDIEKLKNRSLYLQDMISQAQSSKSLEELRGIEGKSASSYFGVFDDLILQQKDHFFFKSRSRRPPLDNMNAMLSFGYTLLANDTAAALESVGLDAYAGFLHRDRPGRISLALDIMEEFRGPLVERMVISMINKKVVSGKGFIKEESGGIIMTKDTRDIFLKTWQERKKEIITHPFLKEKMEWGLVPYAQALLLARFIRKDLDAYPVFLWK